The Kosakonia sp. SMBL-WEM22 sequence GTCATGCCTTTCTTACCGATCTTCTCGCCGATGGTGGTGGCAACACGACGCCAGCCAATCATCGTCCCCAGACCCAGCGCCAGCGCGACTGCCATGATGATCCAGATTGGCGCGTACTCAATGGTGCTAAGCATATCGCCTTTCAGTTTCTTCAGCAGGCGCTGATCGTCGGCGCTGATTTCCGGCTGCTTCGCCACTTTATCCGTGATATCGGAGAGGCAGAGCATAATCCGGCGCAGCTGCCCGCGCTGTTCCAGCGGGATCTGGTCGTAGTTCTCAATCCCGGTAAGCATCGCTTTCGCCCGGTCCAGCGCACCGATAGCGCGCCCTGGATGGCAGTGGAACTCACCAGGTTTAGTGGCCACTTCTTCCGGCGTCGGGATCAGCGGATCCACACCCGTCGCTTTTTGCAGCAGCGCCGGATGTTGCTGGAAGTAGGTTTCCACGTTATTAACAGCATCCCGCGTACGGGTGATGTCGTAACCGGAGGCGTTCATATTGACCACGAAGCCCGCCGGCGCGACGCCAATCAGCACCAGCATAATCAGACCGATACCTTTCTGACCGTCATTTGCGCCGTGAGAGAAGCTAACGCCGATAGCAGAGAGAATCAGTGCGATACGCGTCCAGAACGGCGGCTTTTTCTTGCCATCGATCTTCTCACGTTCCGCAGGCGTCATATGGATGCGCGCACGTTTCTTGGTGCTGCTCCAGTAGCGGCGCAGCAGGAACACCAGCCCGCCGGCAAATACCAGGCCGACGATCGGTGAAACGATCAGCGAACCAAAGATATTCAGCACCTTCGGGATGTTCAGCGCGTCGACCACCGAGGTGCCGGTCATTAGAGCATTGGTTAAACCAATACCGATAATTGCGCCAATCAGGGTGTGAGAGCTGGAAGCAGGCAGGCCCAGATACCAGGTGCCGAGGTTCCAGATAATGGCAGCCAGCAGCATGGAAAAGACCATCGCCAGGCCGTGTGCGGAGCTAACATTCAGCAACAGGTCGGTTGGCAACATATGCACAATGGCATACGCAACGCTTAACCCGCCCAGCAAAACGCCGAAGAAGTTAAACACTGCCGCCATCACAACCGCCAGCTGAGAACGCATAGCGCGTGTATAAATCACGGTTGCAACGGCATTCGCTGTGTCATGGAAGCCGTTAATGGCCTCGTAAAACAGAACAAAAACCAGTGCAAGCACGAGGAGTAGCCCGGTGTGGAGATCCAGGCCGGCAAACAAATGTACCATAGGTCGTTAAGCCATTTTGGGGACACGAACGCCGCGCATTATCAGGGACATTGGCGGTATGGGCAAAGTGAAATATCGACTTTTTTTGACATCATCGCTTACATTCCGCTGAATTTTTAAAATTATCTTATAAATTTCAATGGCATGTTTCTTTTCTCACCACACTGCGCTGGTGTGACCAGCCTGAACTCTTTACAATTCGCGACCAGGTAAGAGAGAGGGTGAAAATGTGGAAAGCTTTGATGCCATTATAGTCGGTGCTGGCGCGGCGGGAATGTTTTGTGCGGCGCTGGCGGGGCAAGCGGGCCGGCGCGTGCTGCTGCTGGATAACGGCAAAAAGCCGGGTCGTAAGATCCTGATGTCCGGCGGCGGGCGCTGCAACTTCACTAATCTTTATGTCGAACCGGCGGCTTACTTAAGCCAGAACCCCCATTTTTGTAAATCTGCCCTCGCGCGCTACACCCAGTGGGATTTTATCGATCTGGTGGGTAAACACGGCATCGCCTGGCATGAAAAGACGCTCGGCCAGCTCTTTTGCGACGACTCGGCGCAGCAGATTGTCGATCTGCTGGTGGCGGAGTGCGAGAAGGGCAGTGTCACCCAGCGCCTGCGCACGGAGATCCTCTCTGTCGAGCGTGATGACAACGGCTACACCTTACAACTGAACGGCGGCACGGTGCAGGCGGCGAAACTGGTTATCGCCTCCGGCGGGCTGTCGATGCCGGGGCTGGGCGCTTCGCCTTTCGGCTACAAAATCGCCGAGCAGTTTGGCCTGAAGGTGCTGCCGACTCGCGCCGG is a genomic window containing:
- the pitA gene encoding inorganic phosphate transporter PitA, producing the protein MVHLFAGLDLHTGLLLVLALVFVLFYEAINGFHDTANAVATVIYTRAMRSQLAVVMAAVFNFFGVLLGGLSVAYAIVHMLPTDLLLNVSSAHGLAMVFSMLLAAIIWNLGTWYLGLPASSSHTLIGAIIGIGLTNALMTGTSVVDALNIPKVLNIFGSLIVSPIVGLVFAGGLVFLLRRYWSSTKKRARIHMTPAEREKIDGKKKPPFWTRIALILSAIGVSFSHGANDGQKGIGLIMLVLIGVAPAGFVVNMNASGYDITRTRDAVNNVETYFQQHPALLQKATGVDPLIPTPEEVATKPGEFHCHPGRAIGALDRAKAMLTGIENYDQIPLEQRGQLRRIMLCLSDITDKVAKQPEISADDQRLLKKLKGDMLSTIEYAPIWIIMAVALALGLGTMIGWRRVATTIGEKIGKKGMTYAQGMSAQMTAAVSIGLASYTGMPVSTTHVLSSSVAGTMIVDGGGLQRKTVTNILMAWIFTLPASIILSGGLYWIALKLI